A single region of the Thermococcus paralvinellae genome encodes:
- a CDS encoding YHS domain-containing protein: MPIDPVCGMEVSEETEFKVEYGEKTYYFCSPHCKAQFEANPEKYVKEEGMKHEHGMHSHTHKHGRGHGCCCH, translated from the coding sequence ATGCCCATAGACCCAGTCTGCGGAATGGAAGTTAGTGAAGAAACCGAGTTCAAAGTGGAGTACGGTGAAAAGACTTACTACTTCTGCTCTCCACACTGCAAAGCTCAATTTGAAGCAAATCCTGAGAAATACGTCAAGGAAGAGGGAATGAAGCACGAGCACGGCATGCATTCTCATACTCATAAACATGGCAGAGGGCACGGCTGTTGCTGCCATTAA
- the sufC gene encoding Fe-S cluster assembly ATPase SufC, with protein MMKVEDLHVKVMDKEILRGITLSIGEGELHVVMGPNGSGKSTLALTIAGHPRYKVVKGRILFEGEDITEMKPEKRAKKGIFLSFQHPVEVEGVKVIQFLQRMLKNLRDIDEVEAYEIIFNAVEELGLDSSVLSRELNVGFSGGERKKLEMLQAYLVKPKLLILDEPDSGVDVDSLKVIAGIIDRLHREGTSILLITHYGRILEYLNAQRVHVLKDGKLVASGGVELVKIIEEKGFTAVEEYGTV; from the coding sequence ATGATGAAAGTGGAAGATTTACACGTCAAAGTTATGGATAAGGAAATACTTAGAGGGATTACGCTTAGCATTGGTGAGGGCGAGCTTCACGTCGTCATGGGACCTAATGGAAGCGGAAAATCAACGCTGGCTTTAACTATAGCGGGCCATCCAAGATACAAGGTTGTGAAAGGTAGAATACTCTTTGAAGGCGAGGATATAACTGAGATGAAGCCAGAGAAGAGAGCAAAGAAGGGGATATTTCTCAGCTTCCAGCATCCGGTAGAGGTCGAGGGTGTTAAAGTTATCCAGTTCCTCCAGAGGATGCTGAAGAATCTGAGAGACATAGATGAGGTTGAGGCGTATGAGATAATTTTCAATGCTGTTGAGGAACTTGGCTTAGACAGCTCAGTACTGTCAAGGGAGCTCAACGTTGGCTTCTCTGGTGGAGAAAGGAAGAAGCTTGAAATGCTCCAAGCTTACCTCGTGAAGCCTAAGCTCTTAATCCTTGACGAGCCTGATAGCGGTGTTGATGTTGATTCGCTCAAGGTTATAGCAGGCATAATTGACAGGCTCCACAGAGAAGGGACTTCAATTCTGCTCATAACTCACTATGGCAGGATTCTAGAATACCTCAACGCCCAGAGAGTTCACGTTCTCAAGGACGGCAAGCTCGTGGCTTCTGGCGGTGTGGAGCTGGTAAAAATCATCGAAGAAAAGGGCTTCACGGCGGTGGAAGAATATGGAACAGTCTAA
- the sufB gene encoding Fe-S cluster assembly protein SufB produces MEQSKLQEILKAGSLEEILGTAVPYPKEIELKGELTKDMVEELSRIKGEPEWMLRHRLKALELFYKLPMPKWIVGVEELDLESLVLYSKPEIGNEVKDWDDLPENIRRTFERLNIPEIEKKFLSGLTAVFDSESVYSKLKEEFEKKGIIMIPMEEAVKRYPDLVKKYFGRVFPAGEHKFSALHHALWSGGVFVYVPKGVRIPFPVEAFFVIGSALEGQFEHTLLVADEGSYIHFIEGCSAPMYKGFSFHDGMVEIYAHKGATVKFTTIQNWSRNVINFNNKRAIIEENAYVEWIEGSIGSRITYTYPSSILKGEGARTAQYVVSLSNGPFLKDTGAKTIHLAPNTSSKIVSKSISANGGINIYRGLVRILKGAKNSTATVSCDSLILDEESKAYTYPHNQNDEPSASIIHEATTGKLSEDKLFYMNSRGISEEEAKSLIVLGFISEILEGLPFEYVEVLKKVIELEFSEVGGVG; encoded by the coding sequence ATGGAACAGTCTAAACTTCAAGAAATCCTCAAGGCTGGTTCACTCGAGGAAATACTTGGGACTGCAGTGCCCTATCCAAAAGAGATAGAGCTCAAGGGAGAGCTGACAAAAGACATGGTTGAGGAGCTCTCAAGGATAAAAGGCGAGCCGGAGTGGATGCTCAGACACAGGCTCAAGGCTTTAGAGCTCTTCTACAAGCTGCCGATGCCTAAATGGATTGTTGGAGTAGAAGAGCTTGATCTTGAGAGTTTAGTCCTTTATTCCAAGCCAGAGATAGGGAACGAGGTAAAGGACTGGGATGATTTGCCAGAGAACATCAGGAGAACATTCGAGAGACTTAACATTCCAGAGATTGAAAAGAAGTTCCTCTCAGGCTTAACTGCTGTATTCGACAGCGAGAGCGTATATTCGAAGCTCAAGGAGGAGTTTGAGAAGAAGGGCATAATTATGATTCCAATGGAGGAGGCAGTAAAGAGATACCCGGATTTAGTGAAGAAGTACTTCGGCAGAGTCTTTCCAGCTGGAGAGCACAAGTTTTCTGCTTTACATCACGCCCTCTGGAGCGGGGGAGTTTTTGTTTATGTGCCTAAGGGAGTGAGAATTCCCTTCCCCGTTGAGGCTTTCTTCGTCATAGGCTCTGCATTGGAGGGACAGTTCGAGCACACTCTTTTGGTTGCCGACGAGGGGAGCTACATACACTTTATAGAGGGCTGTTCAGCTCCAATGTACAAGGGCTTCTCCTTCCACGACGGAATGGTCGAGATATACGCCCACAAGGGAGCGACCGTCAAGTTCACTACGATACAGAATTGGAGCCGCAATGTAATAAACTTCAATAACAAGCGAGCTATTATCGAGGAGAACGCCTACGTAGAGTGGATTGAGGGCAGCATAGGGAGTAGGATAACCTACACCTACCCCTCGAGCATTCTCAAAGGAGAAGGTGCCAGAACAGCCCAGTATGTCGTCTCCCTCAGCAATGGGCCGTTCCTTAAGGATACCGGAGCAAAGACAATACATTTAGCTCCGAACACCAGCTCAAAGATAGTCTCGAAGAGCATAAGCGCCAACGGTGGAATAAACATCTACCGCGGTCTTGTGAGGATCTTGAAGGGAGCTAAAAATTCGACGGCGACGGTATCTTGTGACTCACTCATACTCGACGAGGAGAGCAAGGCCTACACATATCCACACAACCAGAACGACGAGCCGAGCGCAAGCATAATCCACGAAGCCACCACTGGAAAGCTTAGTGAAGACAAGCTCTTCTATATGAACTCGCGCGGAATAAGTGAGGAGGAAGCGAAGAGCCTTATAGTGCTTGGTTTCATAAGTGAAATTCTCGAAGGTCTGCCCTTTGAGTACGTTGAGGTACTCAAGAAGGTCATAGAGCTTGAATTTAGCGAGGTCGGAGGTGTTGGCTGA
- a CDS encoding heavy metal translocating P-type ATPase codes for MPKKLKLEGLDCASCAYEIEEALKKEGFEFALVNFTTSELVIEGDTEKAKEIVKKVEPGVKIIEKKEHHDHDEDLRKRLYFIIPSLVLFTAGMLLRYYYNYDNAFVLGIFVASYLLVGWKVLRNAFINSVHGNVFDENFLIAIATLGAFAIQEYPEAVGVMLFYIIGEFFQDLAVNKSRRSIKALLSLKAEYANLKVGDNLIKVKPEELKVGDIIIVKPGERVPVDGVVIEGSSSVDTSALTGESVPRTIKEGDEILSGMVNLTGLLTVKVTKELRESTISRILELVENASARKAKTEKFITKFAHYYTPAVVGLAALVALIPPLAFGEPFSKWVYRALVLLVISCPCALVLSIPLGYFGGIGRAAREGILVKGSNFLDALSKATIVAFDKTGTLTKGVFKVTKIETRNGFSKEEIIKFAALAEAHSNHPIAKAIKEAYGKEINEAEIKEHEEIAGHGVRARIDSIEVMVGNDRLLHKFNIDHDTCHVKGTVAHVVVNGKYAGYIVISDEIKEDAPKAVRELKRLGVKKVVMVTGDSKDVAEAIAKQIGLDEFYAELLPEDKVEIIEKLEKEKKDDEKIVFVGDGINDAPVIARADIGVAMGALGSDAAIETADVVIMDDKPSKLPIGIKIARRTQRIVWENIIFALGVKLAFISLGILGEATMWEAVFADVGVALIAVFNAMRILR; via the coding sequence ATGCCAAAGAAGCTTAAGCTTGAGGGCCTTGACTGTGCTAGCTGTGCCTATGAAATTGAGGAAGCATTGAAAAAAGAAGGCTTTGAGTTTGCGTTGGTTAATTTCACAACAAGCGAGCTAGTTATTGAAGGAGATACTGAGAAGGCCAAAGAGATAGTGAAAAAGGTCGAGCCAGGTGTTAAGATAATTGAGAAGAAAGAGCACCACGATCACGACGAGGATCTAAGGAAAAGGCTTTACTTTATAATACCTTCGCTTGTGCTCTTCACAGCAGGAATGCTATTGAGATATTATTACAACTACGACAATGCTTTTGTGCTTGGAATATTTGTCGCGAGCTACCTTCTTGTGGGCTGGAAAGTGCTGAGGAACGCTTTTATCAACTCAGTCCATGGGAACGTCTTTGATGAGAACTTTCTCATAGCTATAGCCACACTGGGAGCATTTGCAATCCAGGAATATCCAGAAGCTGTGGGTGTTATGCTGTTTTACATTATTGGTGAGTTCTTCCAAGATTTGGCCGTTAATAAGTCAAGGCGCTCAATTAAGGCTTTGTTATCATTAAAAGCCGAATATGCAAACTTGAAAGTTGGGGATAATCTAATTAAAGTCAAGCCGGAGGAGCTCAAGGTAGGGGACATTATAATTGTCAAGCCCGGTGAGAGAGTTCCAGTTGATGGCGTTGTTATTGAGGGAAGCTCGAGCGTCGATACTTCAGCTTTGACCGGTGAAAGTGTGCCAAGGACCATTAAGGAAGGGGATGAGATCCTTTCTGGAATGGTGAACTTAACCGGTCTTTTGACGGTCAAAGTTACGAAAGAGCTTAGAGAGTCAACTATTTCGAGGATTCTAGAGCTTGTTGAAAATGCAAGTGCAAGGAAAGCTAAAACAGAAAAGTTCATCACGAAGTTCGCTCACTACTATACTCCGGCAGTGGTCGGACTAGCTGCACTCGTTGCCTTAATTCCCCCATTAGCTTTTGGAGAACCCTTTTCTAAATGGGTTTATAGGGCTTTAGTGCTTTTGGTAATCTCATGCCCTTGCGCTTTAGTGCTTTCAATACCGCTCGGCTACTTCGGAGGGATTGGAAGAGCAGCGAGGGAGGGCATACTCGTCAAGGGCTCGAACTTTCTCGATGCCCTCAGCAAAGCCACAATCGTAGCTTTTGACAAGACGGGTACACTGACGAAGGGTGTCTTCAAGGTCACGAAGATAGAGACGAGAAACGGCTTCAGCAAGGAAGAAATCATTAAGTTCGCCGCTTTGGCAGAGGCACACTCAAACCACCCGATTGCAAAGGCGATAAAGGAGGCCTATGGGAAAGAAATCAATGAAGCTGAGATTAAAGAGCATGAAGAAATAGCTGGACATGGCGTTAGAGCAAGAATAGATAGCATTGAAGTAATGGTTGGAAATGATAGGTTGCTGCACAAATTCAATATAGATCACGATACATGCCATGTAAAAGGGACTGTTGCTCATGTGGTCGTTAATGGGAAATACGCGGGCTATATAGTGATTTCGGATGAAATAAAGGAAGATGCTCCAAAAGCCGTGAGAGAGCTAAAGCGTTTGGGAGTTAAAAAGGTTGTAATGGTGACTGGAGACAGCAAAGATGTTGCAGAAGCAATAGCAAAACAAATTGGCTTGGATGAGTTCTATGCTGAGCTTCTGCCAGAGGATAAAGTGGAAATCATTGAAAAACTCGAAAAAGAGAAGAAAGATGATGAAAAGATAGTCTTTGTAGGCGACGGAATAAATGATGCTCCAGTTATCGCAAGGGCAGATATAGGAGTGGCAATGGGTGCTTTGGGAAGTGATGCCGCTATAGAGACAGCAGATGTAGTTATAATGGATGATAAACCCTCAAAATTGCCCATAGGAATTAAAATTGCAAGGAGAACACAGAGGATAGTGTGGGAGAACATAATCTTTGCCCTTGGGGTCAAGCTGGCCTTTATAAGCCTTGGAATCCTTGGAGAGGCTACAATGTGGGAGGCTGTCTTTGCGGATGTTGGTGTTGCTCTCATAGCGGTGTTTAATGCGATGAGGATTCTGAGGTGA
- a CDS encoding heavy metal translocating P-type ATPase: MNNDEKEMHKEHMHEEHEMHRHKMEEEKHEHINHEHEEHKHSHADHHRMMMEDFKKRFIISTILTIPILLLSPLIQKFFGFTFTFTGDRYVLFALSTVVYFYGGKPFLTGMRDELKKRTPGMMTLIALAITVAFFYSAAVTFGLPGKTFYWELATLIDIMLLGHYIEMRSVLGASRALEELIKLMPTDAHLITPEGIKDVPVSELKKGDIVLVKPGEKIPSDGIIIEGETSINEAMLTGESKPVYKKPGDIVIGGSINLEGSIKVRIEKTGKETYLMQVVELVKQAQETRSRTQDLANRAAFWLTLIAITAGSATLGAWLYLGKPFVFALERMVTVMVITCPHALGLAVPLVVSVSTSISARKGILIRNREAFERAKDVQVVVFDKTGTLTKGKFEVTDVIPLDDLSEEEILRYVATLESHSSHPIAQGIVEKAEELGLEIYEVRESRVLPGKGVQGVINGKEVLVVSPGFLKERNLWREDERVNKVLEQGKTVVFLVIGGKLVGALALADKIRPESKEAIKKLHEMGIRAYMLTGDNEKVAKWVAEELGLDGYFAEVLPHQKSEKIKELQEKGFVVAMVGDGINDAPALIQSDVGIAIGAGTDVAIESADIILVKNDPRDVITAIHLARATYRKMVQNLAWATGYNTFAIPLAAGVLYNYGILLSPAVGALLMSLSTVIVAINARFLKV, from the coding sequence ATGAATAATGATGAAAAAGAAATGCATAAAGAGCACATGCATGAGGAGCATGAAATGCATAGACACAAGATGGAGGAAGAAAAGCATGAACACATAAATCATGAGCATGAAGAACACAAGCATTCGCATGCGGATCACCATAGAATGATGATGGAGGACTTTAAGAAGAGATTTATAATCTCCACTATACTTACGATTCCGATACTGCTCCTATCTCCGCTGATTCAAAAGTTCTTTGGCTTTACATTCACGTTCACGGGCGATAGATATGTTCTCTTTGCGCTATCGACAGTGGTCTACTTCTACGGTGGGAAACCGTTTCTGACAGGGATGAGGGACGAGCTCAAAAAGAGAACGCCGGGAATGATGACACTAATAGCTTTGGCAATCACGGTTGCCTTTTTCTACAGCGCTGCAGTAACCTTTGGTTTGCCTGGAAAGACCTTCTACTGGGAGCTTGCGACGCTTATTGACATCATGCTTTTGGGGCACTACATAGAGATGCGTTCTGTTCTCGGCGCTTCGAGGGCTTTGGAAGAACTGATAAAGCTCATGCCAACTGATGCCCACTTAATAACTCCTGAGGGAATAAAAGACGTTCCAGTGAGCGAGCTCAAGAAGGGGGATATAGTTTTAGTCAAGCCCGGCGAGAAGATACCCTCAGATGGCATCATAATCGAAGGCGAGACGAGTATAAACGAAGCAATGCTCACCGGTGAGTCAAAGCCTGTCTATAAGAAACCTGGTGACATTGTTATTGGTGGTTCAATAAACTTGGAAGGCTCAATTAAAGTAAGGATTGAGAAGACTGGGAAAGAGACCTACTTGATGCAGGTGGTTGAGCTTGTAAAACAGGCCCAAGAGACGAGGTCAAGAACTCAAGACTTAGCTAATAGAGCAGCGTTTTGGCTCACACTCATTGCAATAACTGCGGGAAGCGCAACTCTGGGAGCTTGGCTCTACTTAGGAAAGCCGTTTGTGTTCGCTTTGGAGAGAATGGTCACCGTGATGGTGATTACATGCCCCCACGCTTTGGGATTGGCTGTTCCTTTAGTGGTCTCAGTTTCAACATCAATATCAGCGAGGAAAGGAATACTCATTAGGAACAGAGAAGCCTTTGAGAGGGCAAAGGATGTTCAGGTGGTTGTCTTTGACAAGACAGGAACACTAACGAAAGGAAAGTTTGAGGTAACGGATGTAATTCCATTGGATGATCTCAGCGAGGAGGAAATCTTAAGGTATGTAGCAACATTAGAAAGCCACTCATCACACCCGATAGCACAGGGGATAGTCGAGAAGGCGGAGGAGCTCGGCCTTGAGATTTACGAGGTTAGAGAATCAAGGGTTCTACCGGGTAAAGGTGTACAGGGTGTCATCAACGGAAAAGAAGTTCTCGTGGTCAGTCCAGGATTTCTCAAAGAGAGAAATCTGTGGAGGGAGGACGAGCGCGTTAATAAAGTCCTGGAGCAGGGCAAAACTGTGGTGTTCTTAGTCATTGGTGGAAAGCTGGTCGGTGCCTTAGCTTTAGCCGATAAGATAAGACCTGAGTCAAAAGAGGCGATAAAAAAACTGCACGAGATGGGAATTAGGGCTTATATGCTCACAGGAGACAATGAAAAAGTTGCCAAGTGGGTTGCTGAGGAGCTTGGCTTAGATGGCTACTTTGCAGAGGTTTTGCCCCATCAGAAGTCAGAGAAGATTAAGGAGCTCCAAGAAAAAGGCTTTGTCGTGGCAATGGTTGGAGATGGGATAAACGATGCTCCAGCCTTGATTCAATCGGACGTTGGAATAGCAATTGGAGCTGGAACCGATGTGGCAATAGAAAGCGCGGACATAATCCTTGTCAAGAATGATCCAAGAGACGTTATAACAGCGATACACCTTGCAAGAGCAACCTATCGGAAGATGGTGCAAAACTTAGCGTGGGCAACTGGTTATAACACATTTGCAATTCCTTTGGCAGCTGGGGTACTCTATAATTACGGAATACTATTAAGCCCCGCAGTGGGTGCTCTTCTGATGAGCCTGAGCACGGTTATAGTTGCCATAAACGCGAGGTTTTTAAAGGTTTGA
- a CDS encoding ArsR/SmtB family transcription factor produces MVEVCKVYEEHEEKIAKVKEKLPNDELIVEMANFFDSFGDATRLKILLALMEEELCTCDLSNITGLSVSAISHQLRVLKDRRIVSYRREGKNVFYRLDDEHIREILKIALKHLGE; encoded by the coding sequence ATGGTAGAAGTGTGTAAGGTTTATGAGGAACATGAAGAAAAGATTGCTAAAGTTAAAGAAAAGCTTCCAAATGATGAGTTGATAGTAGAAATGGCAAACTTCTTTGATTCATTTGGCGATGCAACGAGGCTTAAGATTTTGTTAGCCCTAATGGAAGAAGAACTCTGCACCTGCGATTTATCAAACATTACTGGTCTATCAGTTTCAGCGATTTCCCATCAGCTTAGAGTTTTAAAGGATAGGAGAATTGTTAGTTATAGAAGAGAAGGAAAGAATGTCTTCTACCGTTTGGATGACGAGCATATAAGGGAGATTTTGAAGATCGCACTCAAGCACTTGGGTGAATAA
- a CDS encoding heavy-metal-associated domain-containing protein encodes MAKVVLKINNMSCQHCVMTIKRALEKIGAKAEVSLENKTAVVEYDESKLKIEDLISAVAKFGYEAEVA; translated from the coding sequence ATGGCAAAGGTTGTTTTGAAGATCAACAATATGAGTTGTCAGCACTGTGTAATGACAATTAAGAGGGCTTTGGAAAAAATTGGTGCCAAAGCAGAGGTTAGCCTCGAGAACAAGACCGCGGTCGTCGAGTACGATGAGTCAAAGCTCAAGATCGAGGATCTAATCAGCGCGGTTGCAAAGTTTGGATACGAAGCGGAGGTGGCTTGA
- a CDS encoding SufD family Fe-S cluster assembly protein, whose protein sequence is MRLNRLSKERPKGLSNGITLEKLQKLEYQKYGDSPTIKSYTKWRLFEENSPLRLPTETKAGEVKIKAHVLLSGSEASFNLPKGIVLEEGTLGLSSPEESRILGFHFYALKKSYTLRITEDLLEPLVVVSHLSEKAFISHHISIEAEGVKAPIIIHDLSEEGAKSLVIELKAKNAELEILTVGKHKSLSHYLLRASLGEGTRVKAFTVISGGKMSHHREDYSLEGAKSELILRGMPIAVGSSVDYLTNVLQYGERTISETRVHGFSYQNGWAIHRGVAKVFESARNSVSEVISQITIMDEGSLGVSVPMLEVDTGEIEAAAHSSAVRQFDEDALFYLRSRGLESEEALNLFIHGIGEALSGHLKRLRGKARGNILELIEGLL, encoded by the coding sequence ATGCGCCTTAACAGGCTCTCTAAAGAGCGTCCTAAAGGACTCTCTAACGGGATTACCCTAGAAAAGCTGCAAAAGCTTGAGTACCAGAAGTACGGCGACAGTCCGACCATAAAGAGCTACACCAAGTGGAGGCTCTTTGAGGAAAACTCACCACTTAGGCTCCCGACGGAGACAAAGGCCGGAGAAGTAAAGATTAAGGCACACGTCCTTCTCTCAGGAAGTGAGGCGAGCTTTAACCTTCCAAAGGGCATTGTGCTTGAAGAAGGGACGCTCGGCCTCTCAAGTCCAGAGGAGTCAAGAATCCTTGGCTTCCACTTTTATGCACTCAAGAAGTCCTACACGCTGAGGATAACTGAAGACCTTCTCGAGCCGCTTGTGGTAGTATCGCATCTATCGGAGAAGGCCTTCATCAGCCACCACATCAGCATAGAGGCTGAGGGCGTGAAGGCGCCAATAATCATCCACGATTTGAGCGAAGAAGGAGCAAAATCCCTGGTGATCGAGCTTAAAGCCAAAAACGCCGAGCTTGAGATACTCACTGTCGGAAAGCACAAAAGCTTGTCGCACTACCTCCTGAGGGCGAGCCTCGGAGAAGGAACCAGAGTCAAAGCCTTCACCGTTATCAGTGGCGGCAAGATGAGCCACCACCGCGAGGACTACTCTCTCGAAGGAGCAAAGAGCGAGCTTATCCTGAGGGGCATGCCTATAGCGGTGGGCTCTTCCGTTGACTATCTCACTAACGTCCTACAGTATGGCGAGAGAACCATTAGCGAGACTAGGGTTCATGGGTTCTCTTACCAGAACGGCTGGGCTATCCACAGGGGCGTTGCGAAGGTCTTCGAGAGTGCGAGAAACTCGGTGAGCGAGGTAATTTCGCAGATAACCATTATGGACGAGGGCTCCCTCGGTGTGAGCGTGCCGATGCTTGAGGTCGACACCGGAGAAATCGAAGCCGCTGCCCATTCATCCGCGGTGAGGCAGTTCGATGAGGATGCCCTCTTCTACCTCCGCTCGCGCGGACTTGAGAGTGAGGAGGCATTGAACCTCTTCATTCACGGCATCGGTGAGGCCTTGAGCGGCCACCTGAAGCGCCTCAGGGGCAAGGCCAGGGGCAACATATTGGAGCTCATCGAGGGCCTGCTTTGA
- the thiI gene encoding tRNA uracil 4-sulfurtransferase ThiI: MILVRYGEIAVKRGRRREFEKKLMENILAALRRKGIEAKAELIRGRILVDAPDEAAKIIAKVPGVVSVSPARGMSYEEVPNYLREALKGLNPKSFKVETQRLDKTFLKTSVEVNREIGAFVVKEFGWKVDLENPELTIGIEIIKKKAYVFFEKIKGVGGLPVSTQGKVVALLSGGIDSPVAAFLMMKRGAEIIAVHFDQGKNARKVVEKTVEILNDYSPRDIELIVENHFEVLKAYVVALNRLNMREWTCVVCKIAMLRRAAEIAKEKGALGIVTGDSLGQVASQTLANLYFETMSVRFPIHRPLLGMDKEEIVKIAREIGTYQAFLEYPYCDCPFRPERVVTQGKAEEFQRILEELEKMDSSNL; the protein is encoded by the coding sequence ATGATACTAGTTCGCTATGGTGAGATAGCAGTAAAAAGGGGGAGAAGGAGAGAATTTGAGAAGAAGCTCATGGAGAACATTTTAGCTGCTTTAAGAAGAAAAGGGATTGAAGCAAAAGCAGAGCTAATTCGAGGAAGGATTTTAGTTGATGCTCCTGATGAAGCTGCTAAAATCATTGCAAAAGTTCCGGGTGTTGTTTCGGTTTCACCAGCGAGAGGGATGAGCTACGAGGAAGTGCCGAACTATTTAAGAGAAGCCTTGAAAGGTCTGAATCCAAAGAGCTTCAAAGTGGAAACCCAGCGATTAGATAAGACTTTTCTCAAAACTTCTGTTGAAGTTAACAGGGAAATTGGAGCATTTGTTGTGAAAGAATTCGGCTGGAAAGTTGATCTGGAAAATCCAGAGCTCACAATAGGCATTGAAATTATAAAGAAAAAGGCCTACGTTTTCTTTGAAAAGATCAAAGGTGTTGGCGGCCTTCCTGTAAGCACCCAAGGAAAAGTTGTTGCCCTTTTAAGCGGCGGCATTGATTCTCCAGTGGCAGCATTTCTTATGATGAAAAGGGGAGCAGAGATTATAGCGGTTCACTTCGACCAAGGAAAAAATGCGAGGAAAGTTGTTGAGAAGACCGTTGAAATACTCAATGATTACTCCCCAAGGGACATTGAGCTCATCGTGGAGAACCACTTTGAAGTTTTGAAGGCATATGTTGTGGCATTAAACAGACTCAATATGAGAGAATGGACGTGTGTCGTGTGTAAGATAGCAATGCTGAGGAGAGCAGCGGAGATAGCGAAAGAAAAAGGTGCATTGGGTATTGTGACGGGTGATTCTCTTGGCCAAGTGGCTTCCCAGACGTTGGCTAACCTTTACTTTGAGACCATGAGTGTTCGCTTTCCAATACACAGACCGCTTTTGGGAATGGATAAGGAGGAGATAGTTAAGATAGCGAGGGAAATCGGGACGTATCAAGCTTTTTTGGAATATCCCTACTGCGACTGCCCCTTCAGACCTGAGAGGGTTGTAACGCAAGGGAAGGCTGAGGAGTTCCAGAGAATACTCGAGGAGCTGGAGAAAATGGACAGCTCAAACCTCTGA
- a CDS encoding DMT family transporter, whose amino-acid sequence MTHHYGYVSALLAALLFGISSTLNKIALRDAHPMIVAGSIYLTAGIVLMLLRFTPLKDKILERFEFKVKTQEHFSRRDLLLLAFIVLFGSFLAPLSFMFGLDKTTAVNASLLLNTETLFTVLIALLIFKEKASRRSILGILLILIGAVVISTENFREVELSKGILGNILIILAGLSWAIDNNLSKLLSVKRDLLLVTSLKGLFGGSALLILASLIGIPFYIPLQSLPYILTVGAFSIGFSIILFLFALREIGAMKTGAIFSTSSLIGAIFAFLILGENFTVIKALFGILMFFGVYLLSLE is encoded by the coding sequence ATGACTCACCATTATGGCTATGTGAGCGCTCTCTTAGCAGCACTGCTCTTTGGAATAAGCTCAACGCTGAACAAAATCGCCCTTAGAGATGCCCATCCAATGATTGTAGCAGGGAGCATTTATCTAACGGCTGGAATAGTTCTAATGCTTCTCCGTTTCACACCACTTAAGGATAAAATCCTCGAAAGGTTTGAATTTAAAGTTAAAACCCAAGAACACTTCTCAAGGCGAGACCTCCTGCTATTAGCTTTTATAGTGCTATTTGGCTCTTTTTTGGCACCACTCTCCTTTATGTTTGGACTTGATAAAACAACAGCGGTCAATGCATCCCTTCTACTCAATACTGAAACATTGTTCACAGTTTTAATCGCTCTCTTAATCTTTAAAGAAAAAGCCTCAAGAAGAAGCATTCTCGGAATTCTCCTAATCTTGATTGGAGCCGTTGTTATCTCGACGGAAAACTTTAGGGAAGTAGAGCTGAGCAAAGGCATCCTTGGGAATATTTTAATAATCTTGGCAGGTCTTTCATGGGCAATAGACAATAATTTGAGCAAGTTGCTAAGCGTTAAGCGGGATCTGCTCTTGGTAACTTCACTAAAAGGACTGTTTGGAGGGAGTGCGCTATTAATTTTGGCTTCTCTAATTGGGATTCCCTTCTACATTCCGCTTCAAAGCCTCCCATACATTTTAACGGTTGGAGCTTTTAGCATAGGCTTTTCCATTATCTTGTTTCTCTTTGCATTGAGGGAAATCGGAGCCATGAAAACAGGAGCAATCTTCTCGACCTCCTCTTTAATTGGAGCTATCTTTGCTTTCTTGATCTTGGGGGAAAATTTTACAGTTATTAAAGCATTATTTGGCATTTTGATGTTTTTTGGAGTGTACCTTCTCTCTTTGGAGTGA
- a CDS encoding DUF302 domain-containing protein has product MEFYYVRRFERDLEELWEELKRKIEEEGFLIVGERIPVSIVEREDGIVADYHVLFICDREVVAELVKLDPNIGALMPCTAFGYVREDGVYIGIGLPSVAWRIAGEEVVELMRPMEEKLKEIIDSL; this is encoded by the coding sequence GTGGAGTTCTACTACGTCAGGAGATTTGAGAGGGATTTGGAGGAGCTCTGGGAAGAGCTTAAAAGGAAAATCGAAGAGGAGGGCTTCCTCATAGTAGGAGAGAGAATTCCAGTAAGCATAGTGGAGAGGGAAGATGGAATCGTTGCGGACTATCATGTGCTTTTCATATGCGACCGTGAAGTGGTTGCAGAGCTCGTTAAGCTTGATCCCAACATTGGTGCTTTAATGCCTTGCACGGCTTTCGGCTATGTCAGAGAGGATGGAGTTTACATCGGCATTGGGCTTCCAAGTGTCGCTTGGAGAATAGCTGGTGAAGAGGTTGTCGAGCTTATGCGACCGATGGAGGAGAAACTCAAGGAGATAATCGACTCATTATAA